One window of the Enterobacter huaxiensis genome contains the following:
- the yjbE gene encoding exopolysaccharide production protein YjbE, producing the protein MKKVLYGIFAISALAASSVYAAPVQVGEAAGSAATSASAGSSTAASTSTVSSAVGVALAATGGGDGSNTGTTTTTTTSTQ; encoded by the coding sequence ATGAAGAAAGTACTGTATGGCATTTTTGCCATATCTGCGCTTGCGGCGTCGTCTGTTTATGCAGCTCCGGTTCAGGTCGGGGAAGCGGCAGGTTCGGCAGCTACGTCTGCGTCTGCGGGGAGTTCTACCGCGGCCAGCACCAGCACCGTAAGTTCAGCCGTGGGTGTCGCGCTGGCGGCAACCGGTGGCGGTGATGGTTCCAATACCGGAACCACGACCACCACGACGACCAGCACCCAGTAA